Proteins from a genomic interval of Dama dama isolate Ldn47 chromosome 1, ASM3311817v1, whole genome shotgun sequence:
- the CLDN25 gene encoding putative claudin-25, with amino-acid sequence MSSSFRGKTQLGGLLLSLLGCVCLCITTVLPQWKTLSLELNEMETWTMGLWEVCVDQEEVATVCKAFESFLSLPRELQASRILMVASHGLGLAGLLLSGFGAECFQFHRIRRVLKRRFCLLGGTLEASAAATTLLPVSWVAYTTIQDFWDDSIPEIVPRWEFGDALYLGWAAGVFLALGGLLLIFSAYLGKEDVSSPHMAVPTTAPPSCAPAQVSDGSFYLMPRPGTLFT; translated from the coding sequence ATGTCCTCGAGTTTCCGCGGGAAAACCCAGCTAGGGGGactgctcctttctctccttGGCTGCGTCTGCTTATGCATCACCACCGTCCTTCCCCAGTGGAAGACTCTCAGTCTGGAGCTGAACGAAATGGAGACCTGGACCATGGGGCTTTGGGAGGTCTGCGTGGATCAGGAGGAAGTCGCCACCGTGTGCAAGGCCTTTGAGTCCTTCCTGTCTCTGCCCCGGGAGCTCCAGGCATCCCGCATCCTCATGGTGGCCTCCCATGGGCTCGGACTTGCGGGGCTTCTGCTCTCTGGCTTTGGGGCCGAATGCTTCCAGTTTCACAGGATCAGACGAGTGCTTAAAAGGAGGTTTTGCCTCCTGGGAGGGACTTTGGAGGCATCAGCTGCAGCCACTACCCTCCTTCCAGTCTCCTGGGTGGCCTACACCACAATCCAAGACTTCTGGGATGACAGCATCCCTGAGATTGTGCCTCGGTGGGAGTTTGGAGATGCCCTCTACCTGGGCTGGGCTGCTGGTGTTTTCCTGGCCCTTGGTGGATTACTCCTCATCTTCTCAGCCTACCTGGGAAAAGAAGATGTGTCTTCTCCCCACATGGCTGTTCCTACAACTGCCCCGCCATCCTGTGCACCAGCACAGGTATCTGATGGCTCGTTCTACCTAATGCCAAGACCTGGGACCCTGTTCACCTAG